In the Candidatus Cloacimonadota bacterium genome, one interval contains:
- a CDS encoding RNA methyltransferase: MPQIERISKAKIAELAKLKHKKYRTEYKRVVVEGFRLIKQLNEFGIKPLELYSTSLESHPDLCSKQSLCRPQDLKRICNSDHPADLAALYPTPATSSKPFKRALYLDCVSDPGNLGTIFRAVSTFGINAVLLSKDSCEIANPKVIRASMGAVYTTNWQYLDYAELLNFQCRKVVLDMQGKTALPQYCPTPEPEIYIFGSEAHGISDLLKANADESIFIPMQGKMESLNLAMSVAILCYHLFTKRL; encoded by the coding sequence ATGCCCCAAATTGAAAGAATTTCAAAGGCAAAAATTGCGGAACTAGCAAAGCTTAAGCACAAAAAATATCGGACTGAATATAAACGGGTGGTCGTGGAAGGGTTCCGTTTAATAAAACAACTAAACGAATTTGGGATAAAACCACTGGAGCTATATTCAACGTCTTTAGAGTCTCACCCAGATTTATGCTCTAAACAAAGTCTTTGCCGCCCTCAGGATTTAAAGCGTATATGTAATAGTGATCATCCTGCTGATCTTGCCGCTCTATATCCAACTCCTGCCACAAGTTCCAAACCCTTCAAACGTGCCTTGTACCTAGATTGTGTTTCCGATCCAGGAAATCTAGGCACAATATTTCGTGCAGTTTCTACATTTGGCATAAATGCTGTTCTGTTATCAAAAGATAGCTGCGAAATAGCCAATCCCAAGGTAATACGCGCTTCCATGGGGGCAGTATATACTACTAACTGGCAATATCTCGATTACGCAGAACTACTAAATTTTCAGTGTCGGAAAGTAGTTTTAGATATGCAAGGCAAAACAGCTTTACCCCAATATTGCCCTACACCAGAACCAGAAATATACATCTTCGGTAGCGAAGCACATGGAATTAGTGACCTATTAAAGGCAAATGCCGACGAATCCATCTTCATACCCATGCAGGGCAAAATGGAATCTTTAAACCTTGCCATGAGTGTTGCAATACTATGCTATCATCTTTTTACAAAAAGACTTTAG
- the glmM gene encoding phosphoglucosamine mutase produces the protein MSKLMTSVSGVRGIYGETLTPPIVQKYIASFVKIQKQAYHKGRIIVGRDSRTTGKAMLHNIIATIISMGLDVTDLGIVSTPTVLLAVEESDAIGGIAITASHNPPEWNAMKFIDKDGMFLAPPKAAAFLDSVEEKPIWVDWRAVGSLSVDKNATTRHIEKILKIPYLNLELIRERKLKVVLDSVNGAGGLISPLLLEALGCTVIGINSEPTGLFAHPAEPLNHNLHQLEEAVKIHNADLGFATDPDVDRLSIVDENGNCIGEELSVVLAQSFVLPKKHGDIVVNLSTSMLSDDMAAKYNVRVYRTKVGEINVGKKMQEIGAAIGGEGNGGIICPEVHYTRDAPAGMALVLGLLCESGKKVSELVADLPKYYFAKNKIELSAAMMDAAMARVPQILAGYEIDDQDGIKGVKDKHWIHIRKSGTEPIIRVYVESESQALSNELCDDTIAKLKA, from the coding sequence ATGAGCAAACTAATGACTAGCGTTAGTGGTGTTAGGGGAATTTATGGCGAAACACTTACTCCTCCCATCGTGCAAAAATACATTGCAAGTTTTGTAAAGATCCAAAAACAAGCCTACCATAAGGGAAGAATAATAGTTGGGCGCGATAGTAGAACAACAGGTAAGGCGATGCTGCATAATATCATTGCCACTATTATCAGCATGGGTTTAGATGTAACAGATTTGGGTATTGTATCCACCCCTACCGTACTTTTGGCTGTTGAAGAAAGCGATGCCATTGGTGGTATTGCAATTACTGCCTCACATAATCCTCCAGAGTGGAACGCTATGAAGTTTATAGACAAAGATGGCATGTTTTTAGCTCCTCCGAAAGCAGCGGCTTTCTTAGATTCGGTGGAAGAGAAGCCTATTTGGGTGGATTGGAGAGCTGTAGGTTCGCTGAGTGTGGATAAGAATGCCACCACAAGACATATAGAAAAAATCCTTAAGATACCATATTTAAATTTAGAACTCATTCGCGAGCGCAAGTTAAAAGTAGTTCTCGATTCAGTGAATGGAGCTGGTGGCTTAATATCTCCTTTGTTGCTTGAAGCTTTGGGTTGTACTGTGATAGGAATAAACAGCGAACCCACAGGTCTGTTTGCTCATCCTGCCGAACCTTTAAATCATAACCTACATCAGCTAGAAGAAGCGGTAAAAATACACAATGCTGACCTTGGCTTTGCTACCGATCCCGATGTAGATAGGCTCTCTATCGTTGATGAAAATGGGAATTGCATAGGGGAAGAATTGAGCGTTGTTTTAGCGCAGAGCTTTGTTCTGCCCAAAAAACACGGAGATATTGTAGTTAATCTTTCTACCTCAATGTTGAGTGATGATATGGCGGCTAAGTATAATGTGAGAGTATACCGCACTAAAGTAGGGGAGATAAATGTAGGTAAAAAGATGCAAGAAATAGGTGCAGCCATTGGAGGAGAGGGGAACGGGGGGATCATTTGTCCTGAAGTTCATTATACTCGTGATGCTCCGGCAGGGATGGCACTTGTTTTGGGGCTATTATGTGAAAGTGGGAAAAAAGTTTCCGAACTCGTTGCCGATTTACCCAAATACTACTTTGCCAAGAATAAAATCGAACTCTCGGCTGCAATGATGGATGCTGCTATGGCAAGAGTTCCACAGATACTTGCCGGATACGAGATTGACGACCAGGATGGCATAAAAGGCGTGAAGGACAAGCATTGGATTCACATCCGCAAATCTGGCACAGAACCCATTATTAGAGTATATGTGGAAAGCGAATCTCAAGCACTTAGTAACGAGCTTTGCGATGACACAATAGCCAAGTTAAAAGCCTAA
- a CDS encoding peptidylprolyl isomerase: MLENLRKKQKVIIYFVAIIFILGMGAIGVVEIFTPKPYVGKVAGTKISFEMYQAKIQEVYARHTESNPNQAVDDNTRRNLENQAWQELVDEIIWDQQIKKHKIKIKEEEILTEMQNNPPQELMQNPSLQTNGRFDNTKYLGALKNDPNFFLVLEDYYKSYLPRKRLQDKIKAEAGITIDSLKADYMKDNDIVDGRMIFFDYNTITDVKASDEEIKKYYDEKKEEEYKKGPASRMKYFIFDDSPSKADIEEAQKTANQIAARAKAGEDFAQLAMDYSTDPGSGQNGGSLGVFGKGQMVPEFEEAAFALKEGEISNPVKSDFGWHIIRLDRIVSTSADKPQIEASHILISIEASEETKANIENRAMEAQEMLKKKNPEEVAKAMEIEAMDSDWVAHDAQYIAGIGQHPQLIAWMSKAKTGKVSELLKDQQGRLIVGKITENVKSYYEDFEKVRARIRYELEKTEKIAQAKVKADEFAAKYSPDQYFDKAEEEGWKVFDLNKFKRGNSAPGIGVSQIFADEALKLEEGEMTPVIHDPKGSYIILATSRTKPDMEAFEKDTEKQDELREKLENMAFSRWYQQTREAAKIEDRRAEYGL, translated from the coding sequence ATGCTCGAAAACTTGAGAAAGAAACAGAAGGTCATAATCTACTTTGTGGCTATTATCTTCATCCTAGGGATGGGAGCCATAGGTGTGGTAGAGATTTTTACGCCGAAGCCTTATGTGGGTAAAGTAGCTGGGACAAAAATCAGCTTTGAGATGTATCAGGCTAAAATTCAGGAAGTTTATGCCCGACATACGGAAAGCAATCCCAACCAAGCAGTAGATGATAACACCCGGCGTAACCTTGAAAACCAAGCTTGGCAAGAATTGGTGGACGAGATAATCTGGGACCAACAGATCAAGAAGCATAAAATCAAGATAAAAGAAGAAGAAATACTTACCGAGATGCAGAATAATCCACCTCAGGAGTTGATGCAAAACCCATCTCTGCAAACCAATGGTAGATTTGATAATACAAAGTATTTGGGAGCTCTGAAGAACGACCCCAATTTCTTTTTGGTTTTGGAAGATTATTACAAAAGTTATCTGCCCCGTAAACGTTTACAAGATAAAATAAAAGCGGAAGCCGGAATCACTATAGATAGTTTGAAAGCAGATTACATGAAAGATAATGATATTGTAGACGGGCGCATGATCTTCTTCGATTACAATACGATAACCGACGTAAAAGCATCGGATGAAGAGATCAAAAAGTATTATGACGAGAAAAAAGAAGAAGAATATAAAAAGGGACCTGCTTCGCGCATGAAATACTTTATATTTGATGACAGCCCTTCAAAAGCGGATATCGAAGAAGCTCAAAAAACGGCCAATCAAATAGCGGCAAGAGCAAAAGCCGGTGAAGATTTTGCCCAATTAGCCATGGATTACTCCACAGATCCAGGTTCCGGGCAAAATGGAGGCTCCTTAGGCGTTTTTGGCAAGGGACAAATGGTTCCCGAATTTGAAGAAGCTGCTTTCGCCTTGAAAGAAGGGGAGATATCCAATCCCGTGAAATCAGATTTTGGCTGGCACATTATCCGGCTCGATCGTATTGTAAGTACCTCTGCCGACAAGCCTCAAATTGAAGCGAGTCATATTCTGATCAGCATAGAAGCAAGCGAAGAGACTAAAGCTAATATAGAAAACAGAGCCATGGAAGCTCAGGAAATGCTTAAGAAAAAGAATCCCGAAGAAGTAGCTAAAGCCATGGAAATAGAAGCTATGGATAGCGATTGGGTTGCTCATGATGCACAATACATTGCTGGAATAGGTCAACATCCTCAGTTGATTGCCTGGATGAGTAAAGCCAAAACCGGTAAGGTAAGTGAGCTACTAAAAGATCAACAAGGACGCTTGATAGTGGGGAAGATTACCGAAAACGTAAAAAGTTACTACGAGGATTTTGAAAAAGTTCGGGCACGCATCAGATACGAATTGGAAAAAACCGAAAAGATAGCTCAAGCAAAAGTAAAAGCAGATGAATTCGCTGCAAAATATAGCCCAGACCAGTATTTTGACAAAGCTGAAGAAGAAGGCTGGAAAGTATTTGATCTCAATAAATTCAAGCGGGGTAATAGCGCACCTGGTATAGGTGTTTCGCAGATCTTTGCCGATGAAGCGCTAAAACTGGAAGAAGGTGAGATGACTCCCGTTATCCATGATCCCAAGGGCAGTTACATAATTTTGGCAACAAGCCGTACTAAACCGGATATGGAAGCTTTTGAAAAAGATACAGAGAAACAAGATGAATTACGTGAAAAACTAGAAAACATGGCTTTTTCACGCTGGTATCAACAGACTCGTGAAGCAGCCAAGATCGAAGATCGCAGAGCTGAATATGGCTTATAA
- a CDS encoding transketolase, translating to MSKTDLINKISKQAKVARQAILYMTTLAGSGHPGGSMSSIDIMLCIYNTMRHNPDFPAWEERDKMVVSIGHISPAVYSCLGIMGYFPLENAIANFRQFGSIFEGHIERDVPGVEWSSGNLGQGLSAATGFAIASKIKKLGSSVFVMMGDGEQQKGQLSEARRFAAKYKLNNLTAVVDYNQLQISGSIHDVMPQNIRKNWESDGWQVMEVNGHDISLILQTLEDARNIDKPVMILAHTVMGKGVGFMENKAKYHGSTLSIEQCAEALAELGVANELDKYQSIRNSFKIVEHQPKLDFHPNLELKPGKPILYSSESDCRSAWGKAIADLGKLNETSENPIVIVDCDLASSVKTADFRDAIPQRFLQSGIMEHHAAVMSGAISTMGIQCFWSDFGVFGIDETYNMQRLNDINHANLKTVVTHVGIDVGEDGKTHQCIDYIAQARNLFDTKIICPADANQTDRIIRWLIDKPGNYMVAMGRSKLPILKDQDGEIFYDTDYCFEYGKADILRIGDQGTVFVCGTPTARATKAVDALREEGIFVELVAVSCPLEVSQELIIEAARRGAIFSVEDHSINGGLGTTIAEAIVTTGVSAKLIRCGVDSYPISGEAEDLFKAYKMDFASLKKRFREQLQ from the coding sequence GTGAGTAAAACAGATTTGATCAACAAAATTAGCAAACAAGCAAAAGTGGCGAGACAGGCGATTTTATATATGACTACTCTAGCCGGTAGCGGTCATCCTGGCGGTTCTATGTCCAGCATAGATATTATGCTTTGTATTTACAATACAATGCGCCACAATCCAGATTTCCCCGCTTGGGAAGAACGGGATAAGATGGTCGTTTCTATCGGACACATCTCCCCTGCCGTGTACAGTTGTTTGGGCATAATGGGATACTTCCCTTTGGAGAATGCTATCGCGAATTTCCGTCAGTTTGGCAGCATCTTTGAAGGTCATATAGAACGCGATGTTCCAGGAGTTGAATGGAGTTCGGGAAATCTGGGGCAAGGACTCTCTGCCGCTACAGGTTTTGCTATTGCCTCCAAAATAAAAAAACTGGGAAGCAGTGTTTTTGTTATGATGGGCGATGGAGAACAGCAAAAAGGGCAGCTTAGTGAAGCGCGTCGTTTTGCAGCTAAATATAAGCTAAATAACCTTACGGCAGTTGTAGATTATAATCAATTGCAAATTTCGGGATCTATCCACGATGTTATGCCCCAGAATATTAGGAAGAATTGGGAATCGGACGGATGGCAAGTTATGGAAGTAAATGGGCACGATATTTCCTTGATATTGCAAACTTTAGAAGACGCCCGCAATATCGATAAACCGGTAATGATTCTTGCCCATACCGTGATGGGTAAGGGTGTTGGCTTTATGGAAAATAAAGCAAAGTATCACGGCTCAACCTTATCCATAGAACAGTGCGCAGAAGCTCTTGCCGAACTTGGCGTAGCTAACGAATTAGACAAATATCAAAGCATACGTAACTCATTTAAGATAGTTGAACACCAGCCCAAACTTGATTTTCACCCAAATCTGGAACTTAAGCCGGGAAAGCCGATTCTTTACAGCTCCGAGAGTGATTGCCGCAGTGCTTGGGGTAAGGCTATTGCCGATTTGGGTAAGCTCAACGAAACAAGTGAAAACCCAATTGTGATTGTTGATTGCGACCTTGCCAGTAGCGTTAAAACAGCAGACTTTCGAGATGCTATACCCCAACGTTTCCTGCAATCTGGAATAATGGAACACCACGCCGCCGTAATGAGTGGCGCTATCTCTACTATGGGTATCCAGTGTTTTTGGTCCGATTTCGGTGTGTTTGGCATTGATGAAACCTACAATATGCAGCGCCTGAACGACATCAATCATGCAAATCTTAAAACTGTGGTTACTCATGTAGGCATAGATGTGGGTGAAGATGGCAAAACCCATCAATGCATTGACTATATCGCCCAGGCTCGAAATCTGTTCGATACAAAAATAATATGCCCTGCCGATGCTAATCAGACCGATCGTATTATTCGGTGGCTAATAGATAAACCCGGAAACTACATGGTGGCAATGGGACGCTCGAAGCTGCCTATATTAAAAGATCAGGATGGGGAAATATTTTATGATACAGATTACTGTTTCGAATATGGTAAAGCAGATATCCTGCGTATCGGAGATCAGGGAACCGTTTTCGTGTGTGGTACTCCCACGGCCAGAGCAACTAAGGCAGTTGACGCTCTGCGAGAAGAGGGAATATTTGTGGAGCTGGTTGCTGTATCTTGCCCCCTTGAAGTATCTCAAGAACTTATCATCGAAGCAGCTCGTAGAGGAGCAATTTTCAGCGTGGAAGACCATAGCATTAATGGCGGTTTGGGAACAACTATTGCCGAAGCTATTGTTACAACCGGAGTAAGTGCTAAGCTGATCCGTTGTGGTGTAGATAGCTATCCCATATCAGGCGAAGCTGAAGACCTTTTCAAAGCCTATAAGATGGATTTTGCATCTCTTAAAAAGAGATTTAGAGAACAACTTCAATAA